A window of Deltaproteobacteria bacterium contains these coding sequences:
- a CDS encoding response regulator produces the protein SEEAKGDIMERVLHISVKDTGIGIKDEDIPRVFRDFEQLDSSITREYGGTGLGMALTKKLIELHGGRIWVESEYGKGTQFSLVIPQGVSGLQPAYTKDMSVFKRLTHEPPSLILVAGESADMNALIKAYLEENDYCVELAADGNEVLKKAALTKPFAVILGIMLPKKDGWDVIRELKASYDTCEIPVIIASAANNKELGFSLGAVAYLIKPVNKDELLHALGKLSFIAKGKRHPFSILAIDDEPQVLQLLGDILEKEGFNVIKAAGGEEGIALAIEKDPDLIILDLMMPQVSGFDVVEQLKIHPTAKDIPVVIFTVKDVTEIDKAKLGHNIANILGKADFSKKGLLNEIKKLEMAYPARARMIDPLTGVFNNRYFNHWIVQEIARSKRYGLQFAVLLIDVDRLHNYNARNGFLLGNEALIDLAGLIKDNIRTADCLIRYGGDEFLVILPNIRQETAATVAEKLRVRVENHPFPSADGKKAERLTISIGLAGFPADGNESNELMSNVSHAAKSAFQYASLSGGNKVSIFRKGV, from the coding sequence TTTCAGAAGAGGCAAAAGGCGATATCATGGAAAGGGTTCTTCATATCTCTGTAAAAGACACGGGCATAGGCATAAAAGATGAGGACATCCCAAGGGTATTCAGGGATTTTGAACAGCTTGACTCCTCAATAACAAGGGAGTATGGCGGCACCGGTCTTGGTATGGCATTAACCAAAAAACTTATTGAACTGCATGGCGGAAGGATATGGGTGGAGAGCGAATATGGCAAGGGGACTCAATTCAGTCTTGTAATTCCGCAGGGGGTTTCAGGACTGCAGCCTGCATATACTAAGGATATGTCCGTGTTTAAGCGGCTGACTCATGAGCCGCCATCTTTAATATTGGTTGCCGGCGAAAGCGCAGACATGAACGCGCTTATAAAGGCATATCTTGAGGAGAATGATTATTGCGTTGAACTTGCTGCCGACGGCAATGAGGTTCTGAAAAAGGCCGCTCTGACAAAACCATTTGCCGTTATTCTAGGCATAATGCTTCCCAAGAAAGACGGCTGGGATGTAATAAGGGAGTTAAAGGCATCTTATGATACTTGCGAGATACCTGTGATAATAGCCTCGGCCGCCAATAATAAGGAATTGGGATTCAGTCTCGGCGCTGTAGCTTATCTGATAAAACCGGTTAATAAAGACGAACTCCTTCATGCGCTTGGCAAACTCAGTTTTATAGCAAAGGGAAAGAGACATCCGTTCAGCATTCTCGCTATAGATGATGAACCGCAGGTATTGCAATTACTCGGCGATATCCTTGAAAAGGAAGGGTTTAACGTGATTAAGGCCGCAGGCGGTGAAGAAGGGATTGCCCTTGCAATAGAAAAGGACCCGGATCTCATAATCCTGGATCTGATGATGCCGCAGGTAAGCGGTTTTGATGTGGTGGAACAGTTAAAAATACACCCTACTGCAAAGGATATACCCGTAGTGATATTTACCGTAAAGGATGTAACCGAAATTGACAAGGCAAAGCTTGGACACAATATAGCCAACATACTCGGAAAGGCAGATTTTTCAAAAAAAGGCCTCTTAAATGAGATAAAAAAACTTGAAATGGCATATCCTGCAAGGGCGAGGATGATAGACCCGTTGACCGGTGTATTTAATAACAGGTATTTCAACCACTGGATAGTGCAGGAGATCGCGCGCAGCAAAAGATACGGGCTCCAGTTTGCTGTGCTGCTGATAGATGTGGACAGGCTGCATAACTATAATGCAAGAAACGGTTTTCTCCTTGGAAACGAGGCGCTCATTGACCTTGCCGGATTGATAAAGGATAATATCCGAACGGCTGACTGCCTTATCAGATACGGGGGGGATGAATTCCTTGTTATTTTGCCCAACATCAGGCAGGAGACTGCTGCTACGGTTGCAGAAAAACTCAGAGTCAGGGTGGAAAATCACCCGTTCCCATCAGCGGATGGGAAGAAAGCCGAAAGGCTGACCATAAGCATAGGCCTTGCAGGTTTTCCGGCAGACGGCAATGAATCAAACGAATTAATGTCGAATGTGAGCCATGCTGCAAAGTCTGCATTTCAGTATGCATCTCTAAGCGGAGGCAATAAGGTTTCAATATTC